Part of the Funiculus sociatus GB2-C1 genome is shown below.
TTTAGCAAGGCTTCTAAATATCTTGCGTCCTTATTTTTAATCGAGAACTTTTCATTCTTATCTATCAAAAACTTGAAAGAAAAAGAGATACCCAAGGGTTGTTTCGGCTCATTTTTCTTTACCCTTGGGTTGTCATGCTGGACATTCTTCTTGTTGATTTTCTTCCCCAAGACCCTGCCTGTAATATTCTCCCATTAATGGCTTCGGAATTATAGCATTAGAAGTTTCATCTTTAGGTAAACCGTTCCTTGCCATAATCCACGGGTCTTCCTGATGAGTCATCAGCTCTAGCTCAAAAGCATCACATCCGAAATACTCATCTGCTACTTCGTCCAACAATCCTTGCACTTCTTTGGAGAAGTTTGGTTGCTCTACTTGCTTGTCAATAGGCTTCCATCCAAACTGCTTGTACTCCTGATACAAAGTAGGAATAACAGGCCCATGCACCCAAGCTTCAAAGTCTTCATCAAATAGAGGAGCATTATAGACAGCCAAATGCCAAGCTTGGGCATAATACACCAGCTTCTGTAGCTTGAGGTTACTGATAAATGAGCCAGTCTCATTAGCTACATGAATGAAATAATCGGCAATAGCGGCTGCGGTTGTAGGAGCCATAGCTGCCTCCTGTTGTGTTAATGATATTATAGCGTTTCCTAGTCTGCTGAGGTACAGTAACAGCAGTGTGTAAACCAATTTTGGATGTCCTTCAAGGAGAGCTTATTAAATGCTTCCTCTATGGCTTTGGCTAAGTCAGG
Proteins encoded:
- a CDS encoding Panacea domain-containing protein yields the protein MAPTTAAAIADYFIHVANETGSFISNLKLQKLVYYAQAWHLAVYNAPLFDEDFEAWVHGPVIPTLYQEYKQFGWKPIDKQVEQPNFSKEVQGLLDEVADEYFGCDAFELELMTHQEDPWIMARNGLPKDETSNAIIPKPLMGEYYRQGLGEENQQEECPA